The DNA region ATGTTTATCCAAAAGATGCGGAAGGCAAGAATGAGGACGGCAATAAAGTGCCTGAACTAATAGAACCTCCAGAAACTGACAAAAGGACGCAAGCTGATATGGTATTTCCCACACAAGACTATTCTTTACGAGAGtttattgatgaagtgGGAGTAGGGTTTTTAGACACTAAACTAATAGATGACCTGGATAAGACAGTTAACTTTCCGCTCAACAGGTCTAATCTCACAGAGACTCAACGAATAGAGAATGCATTCTCTGCTTACTATATCGATATACCCATTTTAGAAGTAGAAGCATTCAGATGTAAAGAGCTTTGGAGAAGCGTTAATGAATCTAAGAACAAATTCAAGGACTTTGAGGCCCAAATTGATCAATCTCATCCCCCTCTTTTGCTCCAagagtatttttcttcaagtaaTGAAATAAAGCAATTAATGAGGGATCAACTTCAGTTGGTTAAAGGATATTCTAAGTTAGAGGCAGCGATGGAATGGTATGAATGGAGGAAAAAACAACTGAACGGGTTGGAATTGGTTTTAGCGGAAAATTTGAGTATTTTGAAAGGAGAATGCGATAAGTTAAATGAAGAACTTGGAAAGGTCAACGCTATAAAAGACAAAATACGAAAACTTAATGAATCAATAACGGAAGAGATaagatctttgaaaaattcaccATCTGGCTCTTACAAACCGACTTTAATGAACAGGATCAAAATTGAGGCTTTTAAGCGAGAATTAATTAAGCATTCCATATCTTTAAGGTCCTCTGATGATCTTACTCAAGAAATGCGTTCCATTAAGTTGACAATTGCAAATAAATCACGCGATTTGTTGACATTAAGAAACGAGGTAGCAGCCATCGACAAGAAAATGGACAAGCGGATATTGTTTACACGCTTTGACATACCAAAATTGCGAGATAGTCTCAAAATTCTAGAGTCATTAACGGGCGTACGttttctgaaattttcaaaggcGACACTTTCAGTAgagtttcttcaattggaTAATCTGAGAGTAGATGTTAATTTAACAACCTTAAGAAACGATCCTATCAAGTCTATGAATGTCATTAATGATAACAAAGCGGACTCTACGagttattattttttcagaataCTTTTGCAGAGCGTTGAGCCTGGAGACCAAGAGAACGTATTTTCCAACTTGTTTATTGCCATGAAAAAGTGGAGCCCATTATTAAAGTATATAAAATTACTGAAGCTCTTGTTTCCAGTTAAAATTGTTGAAAGCGAACATCATGAAGCGCTTCTACAATTTAAAGATTATGATagaaggaacaagaatGCAGTCTTCTACTGCATATCCTTATCATCTTTTGCCCAGGGAATATTCTCAGAAAATGGGCAGATTCCGGTGAAAGTTCGCATAACTTCTCAACAAGACTATTCGCCATCACGGGATGTACTTTCCGATAGAATAATTCACAAAATAAGTGGAATCCTCCCTTCATTCACTAAAAGTAGAATACATCTTGAATTTACATAAACcttttataatattacgaATGACTGTTGGCgatattttatcttcttttttagtttttgacgaaactttttcaactaACCCCGTCGGCAAGAAAGCTCAAACATTCTAAGAAAGGctcgaaaaatttttggacaAAATCAACAGTAACATCAAAAGGGTCTCTGAGACATAGGTGGTTTTAATCAACATACCAAAACACAGAAGAGACTATATCATTTatacatttctttttgtttcataATCAACATTGCATTTTAGGATCACTAGCAAAGGAAAAGCAAATAGCACCTTATGTTCAATAAAAGTGTAAATGGCGGTTTCACCTTTGGAAACCAAAATACATCGACACCGACTTCCACACCAGCACAGCCCGCCAATTCCCTTCAATTCCCTCAGAAATCTACCGGATTATTTGGGAACGCCAATGCTAATGCAAATGCAAATACTTCAACACCTAGCCCTTCTGGTGGTTTGTTCAATGTTAACTCCAATGGTAATACCTTAAACCAACAACCGCCTAGTAATTCGCTATTCGGCAATAGACCAACACAGCCATCAGGTGGGTTGTTTGGTGGCACAAGTGATGCTACCTCTAAAAACGCCGGAAGTTTATTTGGAAATAACAACTCCACAGTAAATCCAACGGGCACCACAAGCTTGTTCGGTAACAATTCTACAGGGTCCACTGCACAAAACGGCGGCTTATTTGGAAATGCTGTTAATACAGGTTCTAATGCATCTACCGGTGGTTTATTTggtaacaataataataataataataataatactaatGCAGCTACTACTGGACAAAGCGGTGGTTTGTTTGGAAAGACAGTTGCGAACACTACCAACTCTACTGTTGGGTCCGGGGGCCTGTTTGGAAACACATCCTCAACGAATTCATCTACAGGATTATTTGGATCTAATAACTCGCAAGGACCAGCAGGCCTGTTCGGACAAAAGCCTAATGTTCCAGCCACTGGGATGTTTGGAAATAATAATGCAGCTTTTGCGCAATCTGCTGACCCTACCGGAAACATGTCAACCAATCCATACGGTATTAATGTAAGCAATGTGCCAGTGTCAGTCACTAATATGCCAAGATCTATTACATCTTCTCTGCCAAATAGCGACGGTAAATCGGGTGTATCATCTAAACCAATCGAGGATAGAAGAAcatattcattttcttcgaCAAACTCAGCTAAACCTCCTCTGCCACGCGCATCAGAATCAAGTTTAGTTAGTAAATTAAGCACCAGACTAAAAACCAATCAGAAAAGTGCGACCCCCAATGGAATTTTCTCACCATCTTATAACAAACCATGGTTGACTGGAACGAGTTCAAACTCTTTAGTAGGCGAcatttcatcttccaatCCAAATACTATGAACTCGAGTGAAAACACCGACTGTATGGCTAACGGATTCAACTTTTTATCCTCCCAAAAGACCGACTTATTCGAATTACGTAAGTTGAAAATCGATTCTAACAGGAGCGCTgcaaaaaaactgaaactgCTATCAGGGAGTCCAGTTACCACGAAAGGGTATATATCTCAGGACGAACAATTTCCATTTAAAGATGAGTCAATAGCCAAAACTAATAAGGGAAGTAACATCAAtactaaagaaaacaatgataatgatggCGGTCACTTGGATGGAAAGGACCAAACAAATGATCCGTATACCAAACGAGATGACAGTGGTGTAAAAAGTGAAACATCACAGAATTCTGATTATTGGTGCTCCCCTTCACCAGAACAATTGGAGCTTTTATCATTGAAGCAGTTAACCGCTGTCCCAAATTTTGTCATAGGAAGAAAAGGCTACGGTTGCATTACGTTTAGCTATGAAGTAGATCTTACCGCTTTCGTCAGAGATTTTAGAGAAGAACTATTTGGTAAAACTGTAATATTCCGTTCATCTAAGACGGTTGAAGTTTATCCTGACGAAGATACTAAACCTCCGGTTGGATATGGGTTAAATGTTCCTGCTACTATTACCTTAGAGAATGTCTACCCTGtggataaaaaaactaaaagacCAATGACGGATACTTTGAAATTTGcggaatttcaaattttcgACAAAAAACTCAGAAACATGAGAGAAATGAACTTTATATCCTATAATCCCTTTGGTGGTATTTGGACATTCAAAGTCAGCCATTTTAGCATTTGGGGCTTGgttaatgaagaagatgcgGAAATAGATGATGGAGATTCGGAGAAGTATAACAATAAATTTGagaatcattcaaaaaagGTACGCACACTAGCACAATCTAAGCCCTTAAATAAAGAGATGATTGTTAAGACAAATGGCACGTCCGGATGTTTAGCCGATAAAGAAGACTctattattgaagaaaaagcatACGAACCTGATGTATCCGAGGCAGACTTTGAGGGAATTRAAGTTTCTCCTACACTGGATGTTTCTAAAGATTGGGTAGAGCAATTGACCTTAGCTGGTTCCTCATTACGCTCCGTGTTCATGACTTCCAAAGAATTGTCCAAACCCTGTCAAGATGAAATAGATTTACTATTTGCGGAATTCAATGACGAAATAGAAACGGAAAAAAGCATCGTGAAAGAGAGAAAGTTTACTGCTCCCTACACATTTGCCAATTTTTCGACAGGCTCGATGCTATTAACAAAATCTACCTCTACTGAAACGGGTGTTTCTATTCAGCGCTTACCAAATGAGTTGAAACGAGACTTTTTATTTAGTGATCTGTACTTGGACAGgcaaattgaaaaagttaCCCTAAAATCAAGAGATTCAAACTCATACCCATACGTTGTTGAGAGTTCCCTGCTCTTCAAGGACGTCTTGAATTATATGAAAATCACTTCCAAGGACTATAGCTTATGGAGGCTTTCATCCATCTTGTTTGACCCTATTTCTTACTCATACGAGGTCAACAATGTTGAAGCGAAAACAGCATtactgaaaagagaaagacaTCATCAACTAACCTCGTGGATTGTTGGTCAAATTACTGCCGAAGTTAACGAAAAAATTAAGAGCTCTTCCAACACAATCGAACAAATTTTCTTACACCTGATGTTGAATGATGTTGTAAGCGCCTCTAAGTTAGCaattgaatcaaaaaatgcGCATCTAAGTGTGCTAATATCCTATCTAGGCTCAAATGACCCTAGGGTTCGTGATTTAGCAACACTGCAATTACAAAGGTGGTCTACTGGTGGTAGTAGTGTTGACAAATACGTCTCGAGAATTTACAAACTTTTAAGCGGTTCACCCTTTGAAGgtctattttctttaaaggAGCTTGAGTATGAATTTAGTTGGTTatgtcttttgaatttgacaTTATGTTTCGGTGAAATAGATGAGTATTCGTTAGAAGCTCTCGTTCAATCCCATGCAAGTAGATTTTCTCCATCTTGTGATGATCCGattggttttgttttccaattATACGCGGCAAATGAAAGTACAGAAAAGCTATATAAGGATGTTAGACAAAAAACTAAAGCCCTAGATGTACAGTTTTGTTGGTACCTTATCCAAACTTTGAGGTTTAACAAGACCCGTGTTTTTTCAGACGAAACTAGTGATGAAGCTACATTCGCCTTTGCAGCCCAATTAGAGTTTGCTCAGTTACATAGCCATTCTCTCTTTGTTTCCTGTTTTTTGAGTAACAATGCAGTTGCAGAAGATATTATCAAAAGAATCGTTACGCGTGAAATATCGCTATTGCAAGAAACTCCAAATGATCACATCTTAGAGAAATTAAAGATTCCCTCACAACTAATTTTCAACGCTAAAGCCTTGGAAGATAGATATGAAGGCAACTATCTTTCTGAGGTACAGAATTTACTTAAAGGTTCATCTTATAGTTCGGCGGAGAAGACGATCGTCACGGTGTTGGGGCCAAGACTTCTATTATCGAACGATCAAATACAGAATGAGGAACTGGAAATCCTAAGAAAAATTCTGAACGAATTCCCGGATGTCGAAAAGGATAAATGGAGCGTGAGCatgaaagtttttgaagacTATCTAAGGTTTATATTAGACGATGTGGAAACATCGAAAACGGTCGACTCGTTGATTAATGGTATGAAGATATTTtacgaagaaaataagcATAATCGTGAAGTTCCTGCATGTTGTAATGTTATGTCTGAAAAGATTGTTTCGAAACtcttaaaaaataacagcCCTATCATGAACGATTCCAAGAGCAAATTGCTTGACCTTCCTTTAGGGCAACCCGAAAAGGCATACTTAAAGAGCGAATTTGCCAAAATTTAATGAAATGTATGTACATATAAGAATGAAGTAAATTATTTTAtaactttaaaaaaaccaaaaaaaagagaactaTAGACAGTCCATCATATTTCCATGGTAATCaatcatatatatatatatatacatttttattaaaagaatattgaaTTTAATGGAAAGTGAAATAGGAATGATTAGATCCAAAATTACTCTACTCTCTATGTCAGTGTTATCAATTCAATTGTGTTGTGGTTAATGCAACTAAATATCCCCTACTGCATCTCGAAGAGCTTCCACGACGTTGAGTACGGCAGTTGAAGCAGGACTGTCAGGGTAGCTGTCCAAGAAACTTTCACCCATGTCGCAACTCTTGCCAATCCTTGGATCCAAGGGAACGGACCCCAAAAATTGAATTCCCAATTCCTTACAAAGCGCTTCACCACCACCTGTTGTAGGCTTAAATATTTGAGATTCCCCTTTACAGTTTGGACATACAAATCCACTCATATTCTCCACTAATCCAAGAATATTAATGCCAGCCTTTCTGCAGAAATCTATCTCTTTTCGTACGTCTAGCAGTGCCACTTCTTGAGGAGTAGTGACCACAAGGGCACCATCTATTCCGGACTCCTTCatgtatttgtttattgatATGTGTTCATCGGACGTTCCAGGCGGAGTGTCGATCACCAAATAATCTAGTCTATCCCAATCAAcgtctttcaaaaatttctttatcaacaagttttttttcgaacCTCTCCATATAATAGCTGAGTCGTCTTCTGGGAGCATATATTGGATGGACATGGTGGCTAGGTTATCGGCTACATAGACGGGTGTCCAACCGGAATTCGATTCGTGCACGGTCTCATTAACACAACCCAGCATATGTGGCAGTGAGGGTCCGCATATATCTAGATCCATAGCACCTACTTGTAAGTCTTCGTCAGCCGAAAGTGCCCAACTCAACATTGTAGCAAAAGTTGATTTGCCAACACCACCCTTACCAGATAGAACTAATATTTTATGTTCAATTCCTGATAAATTATCTGTAATTAATGGAATGTCCGGATCAGGGCCCTTCGGAAGACTTTCACAAATGTCTTTATTGGAACAACCACCGCAGGCATCGGATTTACCTGCCATCTCTGATTCTGGACCAGGACAATGCTCTGGTTCTGGTTGATTCAGTTCATACTCCGCTGGTAGCACTTCATCATTTACATGTGGCAATATCTCCGTCATCCTAATTAGTTACTTGTGTCGTTCTAGTTTtgtgaagatgaagagagTACACGATTACTCTGTCTGAAAAGCTGCTTAAGAACGAGGGACAAGTACTCTCTAAAAACATGAGCTATCGCCTTATGTTACTAATCATCGTTGAATTAGTTGTCCGAAAAAGTACCCGGAAGCGCATTTCCTTATTGAGAGACTTTATGGCAAAGAGCACGTCCAAAGGTGGCATTCAACGAAATTTATTGATTTATGCGAAAGGCGTGGGGGACTAGATAACGTATTTGAAACCGAGTGAGGGACTGGACGTCTTTTGCGTGTTGTGTCTCACTTGATGGAGTTCGTTAGTTGTATTACCATGgttaatgaaaaagaggaaTATAGGGAAGATGCTGAAAGTGGTCTCTGCAAAATCCAGATCGAGGAAGATGCAGTGTTAGAAGCGATAGATGAAGCTAagctttcaaaattaaaggTGGACAGCTTGTTAGTGAGCGAGGGTACAGagattttttccaaaactgGTTTGGGAATTGATGATGTGCGAGTCTTTATTggagaaaatatcaatgaagAGTCCAAGAAATATGTGTGGTACGAATTGCTCAAAATGTTGACTGGGCATAAGATATATGTTGCCCCGCtagataataaaattacgttttccaaatggaCGTGTAGAATACAAGATGACAAGGTATGGAAAGTGGTTATGGAATTGGAATCATCGGCGAttataagaaaaattgcaGAATTTAATTTATGCCCAGTTAAAAATGGGGAGGCTGACTTATTTGCAATGGCTGATAAACTGTATCAAGATATTTGTTGTGTAAACGATTCATACAGAAACATGAAGAAAAGTGATTTGCGTAATAGAAGCCGAGTTAAGGAACTAGTTCAAGAAAGGGAACTTTTGGATAAGCTTTTGGAAGAACGTGATAACAAAACGAGAGCTATTGTGGTGACCCTATTgaatgagaaaaagaagaaaatacgAGAACTGAATGAGGTTTTGCGGCgtaataatattaaagTGTGTGGCGATGATATTCCAGATTCTGAACTCATTAATATGGAAGTGGCAAAACCAATCTCTGAGTTAAATTCTCCAGGTAAGAGGTTGAAACGAAGAAGGATGatggaatcccaaaatCTAAATGAAAAGTTGGGAATTGCAAACCAGATGAAGTCACATAGCATATCTCCGATTGCAaaagaagacgatgatttCGAtgatttccaattttttggGATTACTAAAAGGTCAAGTAGCGCTAAAAACGACAAACTCagtgaaaaggaagatgaCAGTTTCTCATTCAGGAACGATACAAGATCAGTAAGTTCTCTATCAGATAATacaaatgaagatgatcaAGAACATTTAGTTTCCTTAGACGGAAATAACATTCAATCTTCGATCTTCCAACCAATCGAAGAGCATGGCAAGGTTTCTGGGTCTGGGTCTGGGTCTGCAACTGGAACTGATTCCAGTACAGAAAAAGTAAGGGACCCTAATCATGATAGGCATAGTAATAATGGAAATGAATCCGATCTAGGCTCAGAGCAAGAAACAGATATAGAGGAAGACTAAAGCTAATTTTAGCTCCATAGAAAATCGATTGGTAAATATTGTCTTAGTATTTATCAATTGAGAAAATTGATAATTTATAAACAGTAAAAACAGTACTATATGAGCAGTAAAAAAACTCTGCTACTAAGcacagaaaagaaataaaacaagTGTCTGATCGAACGTGAAAGAAGTTTGGGAAGCTTAAAGATAAGGCTAAGGTCGTATTTTTAGTACATTGGTTGGCCTGGCCTTAGTTGCAACCAATGCCAAGCGTCAGCTTCTCTTTTGTACATTGGTTGGCCAGGTCTCAATTGCAGCCAGTGCCAAGCTTCTGCTTCTGCATTTGCTTCAGCATCCCTCTTGTACATTGGTTGACCAGGTCTCAACTTCAGCCAGTGCCAAGCATCGGCGACGGCTTCTCTTTTTGCCAAAGTACTATTTTCTTCCCTTTGAGCCGCGTCAACAATGGTCGTATTGATGAATAATAGGCCACTGGCAGTAGAATTGCTGAATGGTAGAACAGTGATGTCATGATCACCTCCTAGATCCAGGTACCCGATAACGGCCTCGGCTGGGACCTTGGCGACATCGTCGCTGGAAGCAGCGGCGACAGAAACGGCGGCTAGGGCAATAGTGGAAATCACAGAAGACAATTTCATTTCTCTTATTGATACTGAATGTGTTGAGAGTGGTTATGAGCGCTGGTGGTATATTACTTTTATATAGAATATAAAGTACATACCAGGGGAAGTGTCGTTAGATCACACTAGAATAGCGGGCTATTTTTATATGTGAAGTGGTTTGGTCTACCTATTGCAAAATGCACCAAGATCGTCCAGGTTTAAAAGGGCCCTATACAAAAGCATCTGCGTTCTGAAACATCAATGATAGAAACAGGTAACTTGGTACCTCGAGGGACGCcttcaaaacttttgacCAAACATCGTGCAGTGGCCATTTGGCATTAGTGTACCGATTAGGAAACTGCGACGGTAAATCAGGTGAGGAAGCAGAAAAGGGTGGCAAGATAAGAACAATAGAAATACAGAGTTTGGGAAAAGCGGTGTGGTAACAACACAACTGCTGCCTGTTTCATAATTTGTCTTCTTGCCTATACCTACCATGGGACATGCCGCTCATTAAGCGTCATTACCCCTTCTGGTCATTAATGAGCAAGTAACATCAGAGCAAAACAAGATAAGCATGCAGCCAAACGAAAAAACACACACCGGCGAAAACCTTCCAGTAGCTGGTTAGAACCACCTCCTCGACGAAGAGATAGGCACACTTTGTAGTTATTCCTCAAAACCATAAACCAGAGGCAGTGTGTAGCCCTAGTTCACTAATCAAGCCGTTACCCGTTTAATGGTTCCATTTTTCGCcggtttttttctatttctgAGCTATATAAAGCAGCTCTAAGCTGAATTGATTAATGTTCTCTAtactttcttctctttaaattttttttatagtttGTTTTAAAATAGCAACGCAAATTTAACAGCCATTCGCAGCACGTACAGTATCTCATCGAGGTTGAACCCCTCCGGGGCGTTCTTGACCCATGAAGAATGTGGATTTGTGTTGCAGTATGTTTACTACTGGCTTGGACTGGAGAACAAAGATATCGATCTTGGGTGCAACAATCTTTCTGTCGTCTGTTTTTATAGCAGATCTAAGGGTTTACCTTCGTGTGCCCGGATGAGGACCGTTGCAAGGATTGATACGACATCTATATATCACCCTTATGTACACTTTTCGTAGTCACTTGAGTAATAGTTTCTTAAGCTTGGAGAGCGTAGCACATTATTAGAACAATCAGTCTTTATATCTAGATATAGatgtatgtatgtgttGTGCTGCTTGTAAATAGAAGTGCGAGAGAGATGCTGCAAGTCTTCATTGGGGGGGAAGACAATTAGAAGGTTTGACAATTAAAAGGTCTCACCTTCTTTTGGTTGGCGCAATTTCTTATTAGCCGGAGTTGCCATTTCCTTTCTAAGATCAAGTAATAGGGTTTCCATGGTGTATGCCCTTTTCCAGTCACGCAGAGTGTGAAAGTCCGGTTGAACCTCGCCTGTAGTTTGATTCACACATGGTAGATTTATCTTGGAAATGAATGTAACCTTTGGTGGAGAATCTGGATAGTTTGGGCCACACTCTATGGAAAGAGAATAGATCCTGTTTTCATGATTACTGTGAGGCGGGCCCAAAATGGTACCGTTCCATTTAGTCATGGTAATATCGTCGCTATCGGCCAGACCATAACTACATGATTCTGGGCCAAACCCTTTTTCGCccttttctaattcttctaACAACCTGAAATTTCTTGGTCTGATTTGCAAAAGAACAACGAATAATacattttatcaaattgtTAGTACATGTTCAACTCCCTTCTCGCGTGAAAATTATAATAACATACACTTTTGACATTTTCCTGTACAAAATTGTTTCACTGGACGTTTGATGTGCTATAAAAACACCTTTACTTTCAAAGGCATATGTAATTAATTGGCTCGTGAATTAGGAGCTGATCTAATTCTTTATTATCGTTCGATTTATTGCTGAAGGAGTGGTGAAAAACGCTGGCCCGTTACCCTAAGGAGCCCTCTTCTctaagaatttttcaatcttgaCCTAACAATAACAGTAAATAATAGAGGCAATAGCGGCATTAAATAGCATCCCAATGCATTAATTAGCAATTCTGGTTAATTAGATACGCAGTTTATTGGAAATTTGTACCAAAGGTCTGTTATAGCGGTTACAAAATGAGCAATAGCGGCGGGTCATCTCCATTTCTAGAAAGTCCTAAAGGTTCACCTAGTATGGACAATAAGAGTATGCACAATGATGGACAAGGTAACCGTCAGATTCAAGCACTGCAATTCAAATTAAAcactttacaaaatgaatatgagattgaaaaattacagTTACAGAAGCAGACGAATATcctggaaaagaaatacaagGCCACGATTGGTGAATTAGAGAAATCATTAAATGATACGAAATATCTGTATGATAGTAATGCTAAATTGGAATA from Saccharomyces eubayanus strain FM1318 chromosome VII, whole genome shotgun sequence includes:
- the SPC105 gene encoding kinetochore-microtubule binding complex subunit SPC105 — its product is MTFKLDDGGGSAGKDKDAGPGKGILKQNSNSQMTANFLESSGIRIPTRIMTKKDVLDGNNTTSRINTSNLQSKANRRVSFAPDVTLHSFTFVPEQSNEAKEPRRRKPTNNSPTKKFSQDDPFVTSTQIDDVRRQETDVNEDAEASGMEFTEPLLTTRDFNKVSQDDLTSMEMTDIFPQSMRPEGPDIGGNMNESSQQVDEAENIREETMELTGIHYVHNLGDTLEETDEGEPIELTAYETNPFISNSAVKSSNHDLDKSDGEEKGAPKPENQMNSSQPMEMTEVFHSDIQGDVDTSDDGNEMELTQIQTRSNHRSPRSHNEELSYKKHMATPNKRRKLDAVSHYAVSVTTPDKDGADENDLEMMEKMSPITFSDVDNKVGTKSHRPPTTESDVKNVDIEINNVYPKDAEGKNEDGNKVPELIEPPETDKRTQADMVFPTQDYSLREFIDEVGVGFLDTKLIDDLDKTVNFPLNRSNLTETQRIENAFSAYYIDIPILEVEAFRCKELWRSVNESKNKFKDFEAQIDQSHPPLLLQEYFSSSNEIKQLMRDQLQLVKGYSKLEAAMEWYEWRKKQLNGLELVLAENLSILKGECDKLNEELGKVNAIKDKIRKLNESITEEIRSLKNSPSGSYKPTLMNRIKIEAFKRELIKHSISLRSSDDLTQEMRSIKLTIANKSRDLLTLRNEVAAIDKKMDKRILFTRFDIPKLRDSLKILESLTGVRFLKFSKATLSVEFLQLDNLRVDVNLTTLRNDPIKSMNVINDNKADSTSYYFFRILLQSVEPGDQENVFSNLFIAMKKWSPLLKYIKLLKLLFPVKIVESEHHEALLQFKDYDRRNKNAVFYCISLSSFAQGIFSENGQIPVKVRITSQQDYSPSRDVLSDRIIHKISGILPSFTKSRIHLEFT
- the NBP35 gene encoding Fe-S cluster-binding ATPase, yielding MTEILPHVNDEVLPAEYELNQPEPEHCPGPESEMAGKSDACGGCSNKDICESLPKGPDPDIPLITDNLSGIEHKILVLSGKGGVGKSTFATMLSWALSADEDLQVGAMDLDICGPSLPHMLGCVNETVHESNSGWTPVYVADNLATMSIQYMLPEDDSAIIWRGSKKNLLIKKFLKDVDWDRLDYLVIDTPPGTSDEHISINKYMKESGIDGALVVTTPQEVALLDVRKEIDFCRKAGINILGLVENMSGFVCPNCKGESQIFKPTTGGGEALCKELGIQFLGSVPLDPRIGKSCDMGESFLDSYPDSPASTAVLNVVEALRDAVGDI
- the LIF1 gene encoding Lif1p codes for the protein MEFVSCITMVNEKEEYREDAESGLCKIQIEEDAVLEAIDEAKLSKLKVDSLLVSEGTEIFSKTGLGIDDVRVFIGENINEESKKYVWYELLKMLTGHKIYVAPLDNKITFSKWTCRIQDDKVWKVVMELESSAIIRKIAEFNLCPVKNGEADLFAMADKLYQDICCVNDSYRNMKKSDLRNRSRVKELVQERELLDKLLEERDNKTRAIVVTLLNEKKKKIRELNEVLRRNNIKVCGDDIPDSELINMEVAKPISELNSPGKRLKRRRMMESQNLNEKLGIANQMKSHSISPIAKEDDDFDDFQFFGITKRSSSAKNDKLSEKEDDSFSFRNDTRSVSSLSDNTNEDDQEHLVSLDGNNIQSSIFQPIEEHGKVSGSGSGSATGTDSSTEKVRDPNHDRHSNNGNESDLGSEQETDIEED
- the MF(ALPHA)2 gene encoding Mf(Alpha)2p → MKLSSVISTIALAAVSVAAASSDDVAKVPAEAVIGYLDLGGDHDITVLPFSNSTASGLLFINTTIVDAAQREENSTLAKREAVADAWHWLKLRPGQPMYKRDAEANAEAEAWHWLQLRPGQPMYKREADAWHWLQLRPGQPMY
- the MMS2 gene encoding E2 ubiquitin-conjugating protein MMS2 → MTKWNGTILGPPHSNHENRIYSLSIECGPNYPDSPPKVTFISKINLPCVNQTTGEVQPDFHTLRDWKRAYTMETLLLDLRKEMATPANKKLRQPKEGETF